The following coding sequences are from one Paraburkholderia caballeronis window:
- a CDS encoding GH36-type glycosyl hydrolase domain-containing protein — translation MTGFLRGARRHTTPSPWNSTAPIREELFGEERLAQHARSLAGAQPIARRASAGPSLAARLKDNARSLLQAYEAMVIAVGNDEAITPAAEWLLDNYHLVEEQALQIRDDLPPSYYRQLPKLSAGPFAGYPRVFGLAWAFVAHTDSRFDPDLLCRFVLAYQTVQPLTIGELWAVAITLRIVLIENLRRLADEITEGRIARLDADAMADRLLGVGGHAPESIEVLVARHGQSTLRDTFAVQLIQRLHDQDPDATPAVRWLRSQLAAQHTTAEQIVAEVHQQQGAASLTVRNVITSLRLISDVDWSDLFERISPVDAILRIHPGFAEMDFPTRNLYRGAIEALACGSSISETDIARRTVAAAQAADSASVGGEQPNRAADPGYYLLAAGRRAFETAIGYRPPAAVWLRRITRRAGLGGYVGSILLLAALLLTGMLVWLAGLAPLSWWWLALGLAGWLPAMDVAVAMVNRGVMRDVGATLLPGLALRNGVPDGLRTLVAVPTLLTTEAELAAQIERLEVHHLASGSGELYYALLSDWTDCTAAEAPTDDALLAAAAAGIEALNRRYPATSDSRRFLLLHRRRAWNAEEGLWMGWERKRGKLHELNRLLRGAQDTSFVAVGGQPPDVPAGVRYVVTLDADTRLPRDTVRRLIGKMAHPLNRPVFDPLTRRVVEGYGVLQPRVTPSLPVGAEGSLFQRVSSSPSGIDPYAAAVSDVYQDLFDEGSYAGKGIYDVDAFELALAGRVPDNTMLSHDLFEGIFARAGLASDIEVVEAFPSRYDVGAARQHRWARGDWQLLPWLVAMNRRPDLRLRATGRWKMLDNLRRTLTAPAGFIALLVGFTLPLPAALLWSAFVVATIGLPVLLPVLGALMPHWRRAQVKMTTRSLLHVWLGDLQLALARTALSIVFLALQAWSMTDAIARTLFRVVVSRRHLLEWTTAAEAGVRERPSPWTTFVRLRGGVALALLGAAASAWVGWRAGHHGAWVGLPFVAGWLVSPALAYWSSVAPRAAGDLAVTPDDAWQLRLHARRTWRYFETFVTAADQMLPPDNFQEDPHPVVAHRTSPTNIGLYLLATVSAREFGWLGTRDALARLEAALATMERLPRYRGHFYNWYDTQDLRPLEPRYVSSVDSGNLAGHLIALGNACRAWAAGPAVALPCAFAGIGDTLALLRAAVCKTTGPPPRAVLHREFEQAAAALQAALAVHEPGTSGKVAAREPTWPPIVLLAATVADIARALVDETGGGQGGAKDDVLFWGDALERAIHGHRRDGECAPERAAFAARLNALAGAALQMADAMEFGFLLDPVRGLLSIGYAVAEGRLDPGSYDLLASEARLASFVAIAKGDVPARHWFRLGRVATPVAGGAVLVSWSGSMFEYLMPSLVMRAPADSLIARTGSLVVRKQIDYGAALGPPWGISESAYNARDLEFTYQYSSFGIPDLGLKRGLGHDAVIAPYATALASMIAPDAAARNFERLCTAGAQGRFGFYEALDYTPARVPEGRQAAVVRAFMAHHQGMSIVSIANALLAGRIRAFFHAEPAIQATELLLQERMPGRVAAAHLRVDENKGAGPTRGAGPGIVRRLLSANDPSPATHLLSNGRYAVMITAAGSGYSRRDDLAVTRWHEDATCDDWGSYLYLRDVASGEWWSAAWQPAGVAPDSYEVSFTEDRAEFVRRDGTLTTSLDVVVSPEDDAEVRRVSVTNGGTRERVIEFTSYAEIVLAPAAADRAHPAFGNLFVETAYLPDSSTIVATRRRRGTAEPEVWAAHRAEIEGDAVGAVEVETDRARFIGRGRSVHAPLGLASARALGNSAGVVLDAAFALRQRLRIKPGETGSVAFWTLVADSRSQLLDLVDKHRDGASFARAAMLAWTQAQMQLRHNGVSPDEAALFQRMAGYLLYSDASLRPGSDALLRGAAAVTAAGGVGVAPLWAHGVSGDLPILLVRIDDIEHMALVRQLVHAHEYWRMKGLAVDLVIVNERAASYVQDLQAALETLVRSGQARPPRPGAARGDIFVLRADLMSAAARALFPVVARAVLAARNGRLLDQLRRLAGAPTPAAPRAAKRPGSSAAPERPTSPGAGLECFNGFGGFANDGREYVTVLAAGQCTPMPWVNVIANPLCGFLVSAEGSGYTWTSNSREHQLTPWSNDPVSDPPAEAFFIRDDDSGVVWGPQANPMRDHAQHAAPYIARHGQGYSRFTHTAEEVAAELLQFVPLDDPIKISRLTLRNLSGRVRRLSVTAYVEWALGASRSFAAPHTVTSIDASTGAMFASNGRTDAYRDRVAFADLGGRQSAWTADRREFVGRNGSLRDPAGLGAAPLSGKVGAALDPCAALQTTIELAPGGTAEVVFLLGEAESPQAARQLIGRYRDADPDTVLAAVTAFWDDTLEAVQVATPDRAMDLLLNRWLLYQTLVCRVWARAGFYQASGAYGFRDQLQDGMALARARPELTREHLLRAAARQFREGDVQHWWLPESGAGVRTRISDDRAWLACATAQYVEVTGDRAILDVEVPFLEGRPLAADEHDAYFVPGVADTGASLYEHCVRALEQSLGLFGAHGLPLMGTGDWNDGMNRVGEAGRGESVWLGWFLHATLSAFAPFVRTRGDAGRADRWLARAEALREALESSGWDGDWYRRGYFDDGTPLGSSSNDECSIDAIAQSWSVLSGAADATRAERAMAALDARLVRRDDGLAVLFAPPFDRAALDPGYIKGYPPGIRENGGQYTHAAVWSVLAYVRMGDGDRAAELFAMLNPVNRSSTRSGANRYKVEPYVAAADVYSVAPHVGRGGWTWYTGSAGWMYRAGIEGLLGLRRHGAELSIDPCVPKRWPGFTAVLRYGAARYDIAVRNPHGVSRGVLEMAVDGVALEPGSSTVRLVDDGARHQVTVTLGEPAGFRPEEGRDAETAFGPR, via the coding sequence ATAACCGGGTTTTTACGCGGAGCGCGGCGTCACACGACGCCTTCCCCCTGGAACAGCACCGCGCCGATCCGCGAGGAGTTGTTCGGCGAGGAGCGGCTGGCGCAACATGCACGCAGCCTCGCCGGCGCACAGCCGATCGCGCGGCGCGCGTCCGCCGGCCCCTCGCTTGCCGCGAGACTCAAGGACAACGCGCGCAGTCTGTTGCAGGCCTACGAAGCGATGGTGATCGCGGTGGGCAACGACGAGGCGATCACGCCTGCTGCGGAATGGCTGCTCGACAACTATCACCTGGTCGAAGAGCAGGCGCTGCAGATCCGCGACGACCTGCCGCCCAGCTACTATCGGCAACTCCCCAAACTCAGCGCCGGCCCGTTTGCCGGTTATCCGCGCGTATTCGGTCTGGCGTGGGCGTTCGTCGCGCATACCGACAGCCGCTTCGATCCCGATCTGCTGTGCCGGTTCGTGCTCGCCTATCAAACCGTGCAGCCGCTGACGATCGGCGAACTGTGGGCCGTGGCGATCACGCTTCGCATCGTGCTGATCGAGAATCTGCGGCGTCTCGCGGACGAGATCACCGAAGGGCGTATCGCGCGCCTCGATGCCGACGCGATGGCCGACCGCCTGCTCGGCGTGGGCGGACACGCTCCCGAGTCCATCGAAGTCCTCGTGGCTCGCCATGGACAGTCGACGCTGCGCGACACCTTTGCGGTGCAACTGATCCAGCGATTGCACGATCAGGACCCGGACGCGACCCCGGCGGTGAGGTGGTTGCGGTCGCAACTCGCCGCGCAGCACACGACGGCGGAGCAGATCGTGGCCGAGGTGCACCAGCAGCAGGGCGCGGCGAGCCTGACGGTGCGCAATGTCATCACGAGCCTGCGCTTGATCTCCGACGTGGACTGGAGCGATCTGTTCGAGCGCATCAGCCCGGTCGACGCGATATTGCGCATTCATCCCGGCTTCGCCGAGATGGACTTCCCGACGCGCAACCTGTACCGCGGCGCCATCGAAGCGTTGGCGTGCGGTTCGTCGATAAGCGAAACCGACATCGCGCGCCGGACCGTCGCCGCCGCGCAGGCAGCGGACTCGGCGTCGGTCGGCGGCGAGCAGCCGAACCGCGCCGCCGATCCCGGTTATTACCTGCTGGCGGCGGGCCGCCGGGCGTTCGAGACGGCGATCGGCTATCGCCCGCCGGCGGCGGTGTGGCTGCGCCGTATCACGCGCCGCGCAGGGCTCGGCGGCTATGTCGGCAGCATCCTGCTGCTCGCCGCGCTGCTGCTGACCGGCATGCTGGTGTGGCTGGCCGGTTTGGCTCCGCTGTCGTGGTGGTGGCTCGCACTGGGCCTGGCCGGCTGGTTGCCCGCGATGGACGTGGCGGTGGCGATGGTCAACCGGGGGGTGATGCGCGACGTCGGCGCCACGCTGCTGCCGGGGCTCGCGCTGCGCAACGGCGTCCCCGACGGGTTGCGCACCCTGGTGGCCGTGCCGACGCTGCTGACCACCGAGGCTGAACTGGCCGCGCAGATCGAGCGGCTGGAGGTCCATCATCTGGCGAGCGGAAGCGGCGAACTCTACTACGCGCTGCTGTCCGACTGGACCGATTGCACCGCTGCCGAGGCCCCAACCGACGATGCACTGCTCGCCGCCGCCGCCGCCGGCATCGAAGCGCTGAACCGGCGTTATCCGGCCACGTCGGATAGCCGTCGTTTCCTGCTGCTGCATCGCCGGCGCGCGTGGAATGCCGAGGAAGGATTGTGGATGGGGTGGGAGCGCAAGCGCGGCAAGCTGCACGAACTGAACCGGCTGCTGCGCGGCGCGCAGGACACGTCGTTCGTCGCCGTTGGCGGGCAGCCGCCCGACGTGCCCGCCGGGGTCCGCTACGTGGTCACGCTCGATGCGGACACCCGCCTGCCGCGCGACACGGTGCGCCGTCTGATCGGCAAAATGGCCCATCCGCTCAACCGGCCGGTGTTCGATCCGCTGACCCGGCGTGTCGTCGAAGGGTATGGCGTGTTGCAGCCGCGCGTGACGCCGTCGCTGCCGGTCGGTGCGGAGGGCTCGCTGTTTCAGCGCGTGTCGTCGAGCCCGAGCGGGATCGATCCTTATGCGGCGGCGGTATCGGACGTTTATCAGGATCTCTTCGACGAAGGTTCGTATGCGGGCAAGGGCATCTACGACGTCGATGCCTTCGAGCTGGCCCTGGCCGGCCGGGTGCCGGACAACACGATGCTGAGCCACGATCTGTTCGAGGGCATTTTCGCGCGGGCGGGCCTCGCGTCGGATATCGAAGTCGTCGAAGCCTTCCCGTCCCGCTACGACGTCGGCGCGGCCCGTCAGCATCGCTGGGCGCGCGGCGACTGGCAACTGCTGCCGTGGCTGGTCGCGATGAACCGGCGGCCCGATCTGAGGCTGCGGGCCACGGGCCGCTGGAAGATGCTGGACAACCTGCGCCGCACGCTCACGGCCCCGGCGGGTTTTATCGCGCTGCTGGTTGGCTTCACGTTGCCGCTGCCGGCCGCGTTGCTGTGGAGCGCCTTCGTGGTGGCGACGATCGGCTTGCCGGTGCTGCTCCCCGTACTGGGCGCGCTGATGCCTCACTGGAGACGCGCGCAGGTAAAAATGACGACGCGCAGCCTGCTGCATGTGTGGCTTGGCGACCTGCAACTCGCGCTGGCGCGAACCGCTTTGTCGATCGTGTTTCTGGCGCTGCAGGCGTGGTCGATGACCGATGCCATTGCGCGCACGCTGTTTCGCGTGGTGGTCAGCCGCCGGCATCTGCTCGAATGGACGACCGCAGCCGAAGCCGGCGTGCGCGAGCGTCCGTCGCCGTGGACGACGTTCGTGCGGCTGCGCGGCGGCGTCGCGCTCGCGCTGCTCGGCGCGGCGGCCAGCGCATGGGTCGGATGGCGAGCCGGTCATCACGGCGCATGGGTGGGATTGCCGTTCGTGGCCGGCTGGCTCGTTTCGCCGGCGCTGGCGTACTGGTCGAGCGTGGCGCCGCGAGCGGCCGGCGATCTTGCGGTCACTCCCGACGACGCCTGGCAGCTGCGCCTTCATGCGCGCCGCACGTGGCGCTATTTCGAGACGTTCGTCACGGCAGCCGACCAGATGCTGCCGCCGGACAATTTTCAGGAGGACCCGCACCCGGTCGTCGCGCATCGCACGTCGCCGACCAACATCGGGCTTTATCTGCTCGCGACGGTCAGCGCGCGGGAGTTTGGCTGGCTCGGCACGCGGGACGCGCTCGCGCGGCTGGAGGCTGCGTTGGCCACGATGGAGCGCCTGCCGCGTTATCGCGGCCATTTCTACAACTGGTACGACACGCAGGATTTGCGGCCGCTGGAGCCGAGATACGTGTCGTCGGTCGACAGCGGCAACCTGGCCGGCCACCTGATCGCGCTGGGCAATGCGTGTCGCGCGTGGGCCGCCGGTCCCGCCGTGGCGCTTCCGTGTGCGTTCGCGGGCATCGGCGACACCCTGGCGTTGCTCCGCGCCGCCGTGTGCAAGACCACGGGGCCGCCTCCGCGGGCCGTTTTGCATCGCGAGTTCGAGCAGGCCGCGGCGGCGTTGCAGGCGGCGCTGGCCGTGCATGAGCCGGGTACGTCCGGCAAGGTCGCCGCACGGGAGCCGACGTGGCCGCCCATCGTGCTGCTGGCCGCGACAGTGGCCGACATCGCGCGCGCACTGGTCGACGAAACCGGTGGCGGGCAGGGCGGCGCGAAGGACGACGTGCTGTTCTGGGGCGACGCGCTCGAACGCGCGATTCACGGTCACCGCCGCGATGGCGAGTGCGCGCCCGAACGGGCGGCGTTCGCCGCGCGCCTGAACGCGCTGGCCGGCGCCGCGTTGCAGATGGCCGATGCGATGGAATTCGGCTTCCTGCTGGACCCGGTGCGCGGGCTGCTGTCGATCGGTTACGCGGTGGCCGAAGGGCGGCTCGATCCGGGCAGCTACGATCTGCTGGCGTCCGAGGCGCGGCTGGCGAGCTTCGTGGCCATCGCCAAGGGCGACGTTCCCGCGCGCCACTGGTTCCGGCTCGGCCGCGTCGCGACGCCGGTGGCGGGCGGCGCCGTGCTGGTTTCGTGGTCCGGTTCGATGTTCGAATATCTGATGCCGTCGCTGGTGATGCGCGCGCCGGCCGACAGCCTGATCGCGCGGACCGGCAGCCTCGTGGTGCGCAAGCAGATCGACTACGGCGCGGCGCTAGGCCCGCCGTGGGGCATCTCCGAATCCGCGTATAACGCGCGCGATCTCGAATTCACCTATCAGTATTCGAGTTTCGGCATTCCGGACCTGGGGCTCAAGCGCGGTCTCGGCCACGACGCCGTGATCGCGCCGTATGCGACCGCCCTTGCGTCGATGATCGCGCCGGATGCGGCCGCACGGAATTTCGAGCGTCTGTGTACGGCGGGCGCCCAGGGCCGCTTCGGCTTCTACGAGGCGCTCGACTACACGCCCGCGCGCGTGCCCGAAGGCCGGCAGGCCGCGGTGGTGCGCGCGTTCATGGCGCATCACCAGGGCATGTCGATCGTGTCGATCGCCAACGCGCTGCTGGCCGGCCGCATTCGCGCGTTCTTCCATGCGGAGCCCGCCATTCAGGCGACCGAACTGCTGTTGCAGGAGCGCATGCCGGGGCGGGTAGCGGCTGCGCATCTGCGCGTCGACGAGAACAAGGGGGCCGGGCCGACCCGCGGCGCGGGGCCGGGTATCGTCCGGCGCCTGTTGTCGGCGAACGATCCGTCGCCCGCCACCCATCTGCTCTCCAATGGGCGTTACGCGGTGATGATCACGGCGGCCGGCTCGGGATACAGCCGCCGCGACGACCTGGCTGTCACGCGTTGGCATGAGGACGCCACCTGCGACGACTGGGGCAGTTATCTGTATCTGCGCGACGTCGCGAGCGGCGAATGGTGGTCGGCCGCCTGGCAGCCCGCCGGCGTCGCGCCGGACAGCTACGAGGTGAGCTTCACGGAAGACCGCGCGGAATTCGTGCGGCGCGACGGCACGCTGACGACCTCGCTCGACGTGGTGGTGTCGCCCGAGGACGACGCGGAGGTGCGGCGGGTGTCGGTGACCAATGGCGGCACGCGCGAGCGCGTGATCGAGTTCACGTCGTATGCGGAGATCGTGCTTGCGCCGGCCGCCGCCGACCGGGCGCATCCCGCGTTCGGGAATCTGTTCGTCGAGACGGCGTATCTGCCCGACTCGTCGACCATTGTGGCGACGCGCCGTCGTCGCGGGACGGCCGAGCCCGAGGTCTGGGCCGCGCATCGGGCGGAAATCGAGGGCGACGCCGTCGGGGCCGTCGAAGTGGAAACCGACCGCGCCCGCTTTATCGGCCGGGGGCGCAGTGTGCATGCGCCGCTGGGGCTCGCGAGCGCGCGGGCGCTCGGCAATTCGGCGGGCGTGGTGCTCGACGCCGCGTTCGCGCTGCGCCAGCGTCTGCGCATCAAGCCGGGCGAGACCGGCAGCGTCGCGTTCTGGACCCTCGTCGCCGATTCGCGCAGCCAGTTGCTCGATCTGGTGGACAAGCATCGCGACGGCGCGTCGTTCGCGCGCGCGGCGATGCTGGCGTGGACCCAGGCGCAGATGCAGTTGCGTCACAACGGGGTGAGTCCCGACGAGGCGGCGCTGTTCCAGCGGATGGCCGGCTACCTGCTGTACAGCGATGCGTCGCTGCGGCCGGGTTCCGATGCGCTGCTGCGCGGCGCGGCGGCCGTAACGGCGGCGGGCGGCGTAGGCGTCGCGCCGCTCTGGGCGCATGGCGTGTCGGGCGATCTGCCGATCCTGCTGGTGCGCATCGACGATATCGAGCACATGGCGCTGGTGCGGCAACTCGTGCATGCGCACGAATACTGGCGCATGAAAGGGCTCGCGGTCGATCTCGTGATCGTCAACGAGCGCGCGGCGTCGTATGTCCAGGACCTGCAGGCCGCGCTCGAAACGCTGGTCCGGTCCGGCCAGGCCCGGCCGCCGCGGCCGGGGGCCGCGCGCGGCGACATCTTCGTGTTGCGCGCGGACCTGATGTCGGCGGCCGCGCGTGCGCTTTTTCCGGTCGTGGCGCGCGCGGTGCTGGCGGCGCGCAACGGCCGGTTGCTGGACCAGTTGCGCCGGCTGGCCGGCGCGCCGACGCCGGCGGCGCCGCGCGCCGCAAAACGGCCCGGGTCGTCGGCCGCGCCGGAGCGGCCGACGTCGCCTGGCGCCGGGCTCGAATGCTTCAACGGTTTCGGCGGTTTTGCGAACGACGGCAGGGAATACGTGACGGTCCTCGCCGCCGGCCAGTGCACGCCGATGCCGTGGGTCAACGTCATCGCCAATCCGCTGTGCGGCTTTCTGGTATCGGCCGAGGGCAGCGGTTACACGTGGACGTCGAACAGCCGCGAGCATCAGTTGACGCCGTGGTCGAACGATCCGGTGAGCGACCCGCCGGCGGAGGCGTTTTTCATTCGCGACGACGATAGCGGCGTGGTGTGGGGACCGCAGGCGAATCCCATGCGCGACCACGCGCAGCACGCGGCGCCTTACATCGCGCGTCACGGCCAGGGTTACAGCCGCTTCACGCATACCGCCGAGGAAGTCGCGGCCGAGTTGCTGCAATTCGTGCCGCTCGACGACCCCATCAAGATTTCCCGGCTGACGTTGCGCAACCTGTCGGGCCGGGTTCGCCGCCTGTCCGTGACGGCTTACGTCGAATGGGCGCTGGGCGCGTCGCGCAGTTTTGCCGCGCCGCATACGGTCACGTCGATCGACGCGTCGACGGGCGCGATGTTCGCCAGCAACGGCCGGACCGACGCGTATCGGGACCGCGTTGCCTTCGCCGACCTGGGCGGCCGGCAGAGTGCGTGGACCGCCGACCGGCGCGAATTCGTCGGCCGTAACGGCAGCCTGCGCGATCCGGCCGGACTGGGCGCCGCGCCGCTGTCCGGCAAGGTCGGCGCCGCGCTCGATCCGTGCGCGGCGCTGCAGACCACGATCGAACTGGCGCCCGGCGGCACGGCCGAGGTGGTGTTTCTGCTCGGTGAAGCCGAGTCGCCGCAGGCCGCCCGGCAACTGATCGGCCGCTATCGCGACGCCGATCCCGACACGGTGCTTGCCGCCGTGACCGCGTTCTGGGACGACACGCTCGAAGCCGTGCAGGTCGCGACGCCGGACCGCGCGATGGATCTGCTGCTCAACCGCTGGCTGCTGTACCAGACGCTGGTTTGCCGTGTCTGGGCGCGCGCGGGGTTTTATCAGGCGAGCGGCGCTTATGGGTTTCGCGATCAATTGCAGGACGGCATGGCGCTCGCGCGTGCGCGGCCCGAACTGACGCGCGAGCACCTGTTGCGGGCGGCGGCGCGGCAGTTCCGGGAAGGCGACGTGCAGCACTGGTGGCTGCCCGAAAGCGGCGCTGGCGTGCGCACGCGCATCTCGGATGATCGCGCGTGGCTGGCCTGCGCCACGGCTCAATACGTCGAGGTGACGGGCGACCGGGCAATTCTCGACGTGGAGGTGCCGTTTCTCGAAGGCCGTCCGCTGGCCGCGGACGAGCACGATGCCTACTTCGTGCCGGGCGTAGCGGATACGGGTGCTTCGCTATACGAACACTGCGTGCGGGCGCTGGAGCAAAGCCTCGGCCTGTTCGGCGCGCACGGCTTGCCGTTGATGGGCACCGGCGACTGGAACGACGGCATGAACCGTGTCGGTGAAGCGGGGCGCGGGGAAAGCGTGTGGCTCGGCTGGTTTCTTCACGCCACGCTGTCGGCGTTCGCCCCGTTCGTGCGCACGCGCGGCGACGCCGGGCGGGCGGACCGCTGGCTGGCGCGCGCCGAAGCCCTGCGCGAGGCGCTCGAAAGCTCGGGATGGGACGGCGACTGGTATCGGCGCGGCTACTTCGACGACGGCACGCCGCTCGGATCGTCCAGCAACGACGAATGCTCGATCGACGCCATCGCGCAGTCGTGGAGCGTGCTGTCGGGCGCAGCGGACGCGACGCGGGCAGAACGGGCGATGGCCGCGCTCGACGCACGGCTGGTTCGCCGCGATGACGGCCTGGCGGTGCTGTTCGCGCCGCCGTTCGATCGCGCGGCGCTCGATCCCGGCTACATCAAGGGCTATCCGCCGGGCATCCGCGAAAACGGCGGGCAGTACACGCATGCGGCGGTGTGGTCGGTGCTGGCCTATGTGCGGATGGGCGACGGCGATCGTGCCGCTGAACTGTTTGCAATGCTCAATCCGGTCAATCGCAGCAGCACCCGCAGCGGCGCGAACCGCTACAAGGTCGAGCCGTATGTGGCGGCGGCCGACGTCTATTCGGTCGCGCCTCACGTGGGGCGCGGCGGATGGACGTGGTACACGGGGTCGGCGGGATGGATGTATCGCGCCGGCATCGAGGGGCTGCTCGGCCTGCGCAGGCATGGCGCGGAACTGTCGATCGACCCCTGCGTGCCGAAGCGATGGCCGGGCTTTACCGCGGTGCTCCGCTACGGCGCGGCCCGGTATGACATCGCGGTGCGCAATCCGCACGGGGTCAGTCGTGGCGTGCTTGAAATGGCGGTGGACGGCGTCGCGCTCGAACCCGGCAGCAGCACGGTGCGGCTGGTGGACGACGGCGCTCGCCACCAGGTGACCGTGACGCTGGGCGAGCCTGCCGGCTTCAGGCCGGAGGAGGGGCGCGATGCAGAGACTGCGTTCGGACCTCGCTGA
- a CDS encoding cation:proton antiporter, with protein sequence MSDPLWYLLCGLLLITMVVASAPLARLLLSSATIYLVAGYLVGPGVLGLIAPDPLHHAEVIGRVAEGALLISLFTVGLRMGVPILDRRWIVPLRLAFISMAITVGLIAAVGMWGLGLPLGAAVLLGGILAPTDPVLASGVQTERGRDPDQLRFSLAGEGALNDGTAYPFVMLGLALLSRHDGASFNLWRWLAVDLVWASVGGVLIGAGLGALIGRLVVYLRTRHSEAVGLDEFLSLGLIAIAYGAAQLCHASGFLAVFAVGLALQRVQDKPQEGTVSLGAATGAEGHAYGVIATHSHHASTVMTDAVLGFNAQLEHLAELTVVLLVGALLPYATAWYALWWFIPTMFVLVRPIAVAAGTLGAAGTGRARAMVSWFGIRGIGSVFYLMFAIRRGIDPSIAQQLITLTLATVSASIFAHGISIRPLMKWYRRRSPPEE encoded by the coding sequence ATGTCCGATCCCCTCTGGTATCTGTTGTGCGGCCTTCTGCTCATCACCATGGTGGTGGCGAGCGCGCCGCTGGCGCGTCTGCTGTTGAGCAGCGCGACGATTTATCTGGTCGCCGGTTACCTCGTCGGTCCCGGCGTGCTCGGGCTGATCGCGCCGGATCCGCTGCATCATGCCGAGGTGATCGGCCGGGTGGCGGAAGGGGCGCTGCTGATCTCGCTGTTTACCGTCGGATTACGCATGGGCGTGCCGATTCTCGACCGACGATGGATCGTTCCGCTGCGTCTCGCGTTCATCTCGATGGCGATCACGGTGGGACTGATTGCAGCGGTCGGCATGTGGGGGCTGGGGCTGCCGTTGGGAGCGGCGGTGCTGCTTGGCGGCATTCTGGCTCCCACGGACCCTGTTCTCGCTTCCGGCGTGCAGACCGAACGCGGCAGGGATCCCGATCAGTTGCGCTTCAGCCTTGCCGGCGAGGGCGCGTTGAACGACGGCACAGCGTATCCGTTCGTGATGCTGGGCCTCGCGCTACTGTCCCGGCATGATGGCGCGTCGTTCAATCTCTGGCGCTGGCTGGCGGTGGACCTGGTATGGGCGAGCGTGGGCGGGGTGCTCATCGGCGCGGGGCTCGGCGCCCTGATCGGCCGGCTGGTCGTGTATCTGCGCACGCGGCATTCGGAAGCCGTCGGCCTCGACGAGTTCCTGTCGCTCGGCTTGATCGCCATCGCCTATGGCGCGGCGCAACTGTGTCATGCGTCGGGGTTTCTGGCTGTCTTTGCGGTCGGCCTGGCGCTTCAGCGGGTGCAGGACAAGCCGCAGGAAGGGACTGTGTCGCTCGGCGCGGCCACGGGCGCGGAAGGGCACGCGTATGGGGTGATAGCGACGCACTCGCATCATGCCAGCACGGTGATGACCGATGCGGTGCTGGGATTCAACGCGCAACTGGAGCATCTTGCTGAACTGACGGTTGTGCTGCTGGTCGGCGCGCTGCTTCCTTATGCCACTGCGTGGTACGCGTTGTGGTGGTTCATTCCGACGATGTTCGTGCTTGTGCGCCCTATCGCGGTCGCCGCCGGAACGCTCGGTGCGGCCGGTACGGGACGGGCGCGAGCGATGGTTTCATGGTTCGGAATACGGGGAATCGGCTCCGTGTTTTATCTGATGTTCGCGATTCGACGCGGCATCGATCCGTCCATCGCGCAGCAACTGATCACGCTGACGCTCGCGACGGTTTCGGCGTCCATCTTTGCGCACGGTATATCGATACGGCCATTGATGAAGTGGTACAGACGGCGGTCGCCGCCGGAGGAATGA
- a CDS encoding type II toxin-antitoxin system HicB family antitoxin, which yields MHYPLYVHRREGGGYRGSFADFPAIELAANSLEDLARDAQDAVQRVYGRSEHIMPEPTGDTAALQALDIDDGAGLWLFVDIDVTDIVSNSAWAQVSLSKSVLRAIDEAARTAGISRSALIERACVRELVREGGSGTVAGLDGKIAEPT from the coding sequence ATGCACTATCCGCTTTATGTCCACCGGCGCGAGGGGGGAGGATATCGCGGCAGCTTCGCGGATTTTCCGGCTATCGAACTGGCGGCGAATTCGCTCGAAGACCTGGCGCGGGACGCGCAGGACGCGGTGCAGCGCGTGTACGGCCGCAGCGAGCACATCATGCCGGAGCCTACTGGCGACACGGCGGCCTTGCAGGCGCTCGACATCGACGACGGAGCCGGCTTATGGCTGTTCGTCGATATCGACGTGACGGACATCGTGTCGAATTCCGCGTGGGCTCAGGTCAGTTTGAGCAAGTCCGTGCTGCGGGCAATCGATGAGGCCGCGCGGACAGCCGGCATCAGTCGATCGGCGTTGATCGAGCGGGCCTGCGTCCGTGAACTCGTGCGGGAAGGCGGAAGCGGAACCGTGGCTGGGCTGGACGGGAAAATCGCGGAGCCGACATAA